A stretch of DNA from Cannabis sativa cultivar Pink pepper isolate KNU-18-1 chromosome X, ASM2916894v1, whole genome shotgun sequence:
TCATCAATAATATTAAGCATATTAAATATCAATATTCTGAAAGTACTTAAAGTTTATATaatcaatattttaatattttttaaagctAAGATCCACAAGTGATCAATTtgactattaaattattaattacttaaaTGTTGTTGATTTTAGTTTTATAACTTAgtgttatgttatttttattttattagtattaatattttttttattgttattttgtatttgcACATATGTTAATGTTttaaatcaattattatttttgtgataaaatttaattaaaggacTTAATTGTAGGATTAtatctgaaaataaaattaaataaaggttagaatgtaaaaaaaaaaaaaaaattatatactaaatcggtgtaaattcaaaatttaacatTATTAATGATGTAGAATTAGACCATAATTTAGTgtattattaaagtaaaatagtgtaaaaaattcacaccaatttaataaaatagtataCGATTAGATATGCTCTTAGACTGATCAATTATCTTCAATGACTAATTTTCCATTAAAATCATTTATCTTCAATCTAAAGTTGAGTTTCAACCATCTTGTaaatctcttttttattttgcgTAACATCTCATatttaacaaaagaaaaattctTTAAATTCTCATATTTACGAAAAATTTCCATTCGCCAAGAGGGAATATAAGTGTTATCAAAGGCTAATTACATTAAAATACTGAACAATGTGTCATTAGTAGTTTTACAACTAAAGTCCAACGAGGAATTTAATCAAAATCTCATGAATAATCCACAAGCATTTGACACAGATATTTCGAGTAAACCATTTATCTTTTACTTTTTTCCTTTTTCGTATTTAAAGTATTTCGTGATGAGAAATTCAGATTATACAAATTGAGTATTATTCATTGTCCAATCTAAAACGctagaaataaatgaatttggaaataatttaaataacaaAGATACAATTAATTGGCTAATGCTACATTTGGCCTACACTCTCTGAAACttcccttttctttttcaatcttCTTCACCATTTTTCATCTTTTTCTGCAGTAGCAAATCAAGTCCTTGAAGAACCAAAAGAATAGATCATCGGCAGGCTTCACATACCATAAAAAGAAGAGCTTGCCCAGTGTACAAAGAGAAGATGCATAGTTAAACACTTTAAAAGTAATCACTTATTTCTCAGTCTGATCTGGGGCGATTTGAACCGCCTTTGGGATTGTACATTGGTAATAGCCATCGCGACCCGTGTTTCCTTATCCCGTAACACCGCCAATAAAGTATGAATAATGAAAGTACTACACCAAGGGGAATTGCCCATCTGTTCCGAACAACGAAAAAAAAAGCCAAATAAAAAACACAGTAATTGAGTATTAATTGTGATTGAGTGTGATAAGATTTATATCTCATTTGGTAAGTGCCCTACATGAACTTCTGATTGAGGATCAAAGAAAGGAGAGTTCATTTACCTGTCCAAGTCCAGTACTGGGCTGTAAACAAGTGTTTCCCAAGTGGCAACTATCACATGCCAAACCGGGTTGTAGTAAAGAGACTCAGCTGTCCAGAACATCCTTGTGTAtgtttctaagaaaatgaagaGTATCCATGCCCCAATTTCaagtaaaataaactttatgaTGAATCTGCCTAACACCACCATGACAAGGGAGAAGGTCACCAACCAATTGAAGAGCCTGTTGTTATATTCTTTGATAAATAGAGAGCGTGATCTCCCCAACATCTGCAGAAAATTGTATGTATGATAATTCAGTTATCTGGCTCCAGCATACCAAACTGACATATTTCgacactgaatatgtaactagattaattaattttattatggcAATAAAGAAAGTCAATTGGTAATTGTAACTTCTTAGAAAAGAACAGTTTGCGAAATTAAATTGTCATAGGTCGTTTTTGTAAGGGTATGTCTAAAATTTTTGCAGTTGCAGACTATGTCAAGGCAacaaaattgtcaaaaatagaGATGAAGCCAAACAATGAATTATGGCTTCATTCTGCTATCCAAATGACAAACAAGTATCAAAATAGATTTGAACTTCAAATTTTAATAGCTAAAGGAAATGTCAAACTCAAACAAAAAAGAACGAAAAAAATTGACCAACCTTCATCATTCGATGCTCATAGCTTGCTTTTGAAGGTCCTACACACTCCTGCTCAAAACTTTGATTGCATTTCAGGAAACCTGCATTGAATTTCGCCATTGTAGGAAGTCTGAGAACCTGAAGATGATCCATTTCATCCTCACACGTGGTATACAATCCCTCACAGAGCTTTGacgatttattttcatttgctAGAATAACGTTCTTGTAAGCCTATATAATTTTTCTAGAATTAGTAATCGTACTTCTAGCATAATGCAAAACCGTAATATGATATGAGTACGAAATATGTTGGAGTGAAGAAGTCCAAATGGAGTTCAACAAACACAATTAAGCACCATAATCAATGTCTACAGGTTTCACCACTGACAAAACTTCTATTTTGTTCATGAAATAATTGCTCAATAATTTTAGATATATTCTCCCAGAAGTGCCCAATAATCAGATAGAAGAAAGACACTAAACAGCACTGGAAACACCCAAGAATTTTAGAGCAGGTACACTGATCACGTACAGTATATAACCTAGTACCATCTATTTAGTTGTATATACTATATAACCTAGTACAACTTCCGATtacgtatatataaatatatgtgtagTTGAATGAATACCTTTTCTATTTCCTCATCTAGCTCCTTAACTGATTTCTTTGCATGGTGACGACCAAAATGCTGCTGCTCAAAAAGTTGCATTGCTTCCTCTCTGGAATTTTGATGGGCATTTTGCAGAGATTCTTCAGAGAGAGGTAAATGCAACTTTGCCATCATATCACTATACAGCTTCAAACATCGCTCAAGAATACCCTTATTAAAAACCTCAACAAGAGAGCCAGTTGATGGGATCTCCCCTTTATTCAAGGCTTCAAGGATctgaataagaaaatattaaaatgcatAGTATTACCATCAAAAAGCAATATATGTGTGTAAATTTCAATTCATGTACAAGAGATAGCATCCAACATAACAAAATGAAGTATACTATTTTGTATTGGTAATAGaataacaaatcaaataataacaataataaaattaaaaaaaaaaaaactatattagACATATTGAAGGCAAAAAATGAATGGCATAACAAATAAATGTGCACATAATCACGTTTCATTTTGATTGTTGTTGCTAATTTTAGAAAAACGTATCAATAATACAAAAGTTTGATAGGATCACCAATGTTAACAAAGGGGCTTAAAACTACTACTCTTTACAACATATTATTAATCTCCAATGACAGGAACTTTTTCCCCGGTTTTCCTGTTTTAATTCACATGAGCCAGCTTAAGAGATACCTGCTCTAGAAAAGATACAAACTCCTTTCCATTAAGAGGTTTTCCCCGCACAATCTTTGGACGAATAATGCTGCCAACAACATCTTTTAATTGCTCTCTCTTCTTGACATAACTTGGGTCAAGTTCACCATCATTCAAATCACATAGTTTTGTTCGCTGAAGATGAGGCTGTTTATATGTACAGAATTCAAATTCACCATAGAATCAGatcacataaataaaatactaaacatgaacaaataaatatatacacagcCTTTAGTGTGCGTGAATACATGTCATACTTATAGAACTAGGAAATTAATATTGAATGGACAGCAAATATTAAAGTAAAACTCGTACTTGCGGTAAGCTAAATGCTGTGCTGTTATCACCCATGATAGCCAAGGAATCTCGAATTTGATTAACCTGATAAAAACACAAAGCAAATCAAAGATAAGTTCCAAAAGAAATCTTTAAATGAATAATTGGAAAAAATGGGAAAATCAAGAAATCAGATTATTAGAGGATATACCAGATCTATATTTTTGTCCCCTGCATTTTCAAAAAACATCAACAGTAAGAGTTTGTTTTTACAAAAACAGCTAAGGTTTTGgtagtataataataataaaaatgaccCTTGCCTTTCACTGCTAGGCTTgcaacttttttaaaaaaaaaacaaaaacaaaagagcTCAGCCAATGAGCAGAAAAAGCTGACCTTCACTGTTAGGGACACGATGGAGAGCTTCAACCACCATTTGGTGCACAGATTTCCCTTCTGCAGGACAACAAGAAGGTAGAAAAATATTACACAATTCGGTTCTGAGCTTTAGATCTATTGGTAAGTTGTCACATAAATCACAGATCAGGTTCCTTACAAAAAACATATCAAATGAAACTTACGGAGAAAATCACGCTGGATAAGCCACAAAAGCTTTGCAGGTTCAAAAGCAATATCTTGCCCCTATTTATGCATATCACACGACACGTATCATCAGAAATAGCCAATAGAAATCATTAGAATCATAGAAAATAAATTGTATGGTAGGGGGAGGTAATATATACAAAAAGGTTTTGTAAATTACCTTCACTCTGTTTGCCATGAAAAAACCAAGccactaaaaaaattagttttgcCAATAAAAATATAGACAATAACCAAAACATTGTTAAATGTTAAAACAATTGCTAAGTGGCAAAATACAGTAACTAAGATgcctaataaaatattttgaaagaaagaaggcaagaaAAAAGCACGAACCTTCCATAAAATTCTTCGGCAAGCTCAACTGCAAATGATAGTCGAGAAATGTCGGCCTCACGTATCTACAGAAATGACATAAGGAAGTTAATTTGGTCAAAAGAGTCGCAAGATTAACTAGCCTTCTAAAATAATAACATCAAACTTATTGCCACTAACCGTCTCAGGCAGATTATAGATAAGTACAGAACTCAAGACAGTAGCCAGAGCGAAAATCCTGCAGAAGCAGGGAACTCAGTACAGGAGAAAAGGAAAGGCACACCAAAGAAAAACAgcagttaattaatttatttgtttattttaaattagtacTTTATTGGCATGGAAATTACCGGTCATCATATACATTTGATTTCCCAACACTCTCAAAACCCTCTGTATCAAGGAAAAGCACAGAAGTTTTCACTCCATCGATCGTCATTTCTCGTGGGGTTCCCCATACCCATATCCCTGAAACAGATATTAAGAAAGAACAAAACTGTCAGATAGCAGCCACATAAATGAAAGAAGCAAACTATTATTACGCACATCAGTGATTTCAAGGTAATTACCCTTTGTTTTTGTGTCACGCATGTGTCCAACACCAAAGCCTGAAGAAAAAGCATTTGGATATTCAAGGATACTACATCATATAAACTAACCAAACTATGCAGAAAGATTAACGCAACAAGACCTGTTCAGaaacaatacaaaaataaataggaCTGCACCTTCGGAACAAGAAAGCGAGAGAAGCTGATTAAGCAAAAACGATTTTCCAGAGCGGTAAGGTCCAATAACCTGAAGAACAAGCCACCAATGATATGGAATCAAGCTAATGAAAAGTATAGGAAGCTCATAAACGTAAAATCTGACCAAACTCATAAATAAGGATACTCAAAACAATTACTTgcacctatttttttttcactgaAAATGAAAAACACTATTACATGTGTAGATTTTCTGGTTCAGCTCCAAAAATCCACACAGATTATATTTTAAAACATTAAAGAATAAAAAGAATGATGAAGAAATATttggaaagagaaaaaaaaaaaagacaagcTCTTTTAGCATGAAAACAAGAAAAAGAATGAGCAGATTTCCTATGTCTGACATGACAACTACTTAATCTTTACATGCTAAATAGGCCATCTCAAGTGTATTGAGGGTTTCCCAAAACAATTGAACCTCATGAAGTTCAAAAATATACCTTTATGTTAAACTTTCAAGCAATAGCGTAAttcaaaaatgaataaaatatattaattcttAGTACAAGCTGCTCCATAAAATTATCTTACTGCAACAGCTGCAATTGGAGTTGTTATTCTCTTGATGGCCTCCAAACCTTCCCTTGAAAGCTGAAGTTTGGTATGACCAGGATCGGGTTCGACAATTGGGAACCTGAGCATGCAGTGTTGCAACAATTGTTAGATATTGCGGCTTGCAAATGTTATTTGCAGAACAAAAAATTATGTGTAAATCTTTCTGAACAATTTACCTAAACAACTCTTCTAAAATTTAAGCAGTGAACAAAAATATATTGCATGACAATTATGTGCCCCATAATGATATCAAACTGAGAAGCACttgtaaaacaaacaatctcAGAAGATAACACAATTAGTTAATAACTCCGTTGCATCAATTTAAGTTCTCATTAGTGTAAACATATTGTAGAGGTTACAAAGGGGCAGTAACTGTCAAGTTTAATATAAACAAAGCTAAACCAATTTATGTTCAAAATCATTATTTGTCGAACAAGTTACATAGCCATCAAATCAAGAACCCATGTAAGAAACTCTCCGATATGTGGAAAGCATGCATTCTAATATTGGCGGTGCCCCTTCTATTACCATTACAATAAAATTAGTAAATCTAATATGTGATATTAGAGCGAGTATTTCCATGTTTAACTATCCAAACTAGTCCAATAATTTGAGAGACCAAACTGAAAAGCAACTCTTTTAGCATATCAAATCATTTTCTGTGACCAAATTACGAAGCGAAATTCTTCACTATGGCAAGAAACATAACTTAAAAGATTCACCTTTATCACTAACAGCTAACACTTAATAAGATCAAACTTAACAATCACAAAACTAAACAAATGAACATTCCAATAATTGTAAATAGCTTCATTCTAGTCATAGgcaagattaaaaaaaatggaaacacACACACATCTTCGAACAAAATACAtactttcttatttttattaagaaaaagaaaaaaatgaacaGTGGGAAATGACTTACGCCTGGTTAAAATTCTCGACCGAGAATGACCCAGATGCTAAAAGGAAGCAGGAAATAGAAAAAATCATGAACCAAGAAGAAAACTCCATTGCTGAAGATTGCAGAGACCGCCTATCTCACCAATGGGGTCGAGTCAAAGACCGGTGCACATAAGTGTACGGGGAAATCAACCATAAGAATGCAAGGAAGAGAAGCAAGCGGGTTTGGGGAAGAGCGTGGAGATGGAATGGGATCTGAAAAACGAAAGGAGAAGGGTGTACGTTAAGAATCGTGGGAGATCAACATAACAAGCGGATTGTTTTGGTTTTTGGTTTTTGCATTTTCACAGAGAAAGGCTCAGGATTTGGAATTTGTACTGTAAAGTAGCCGATAAATGCcctttcgattaaaataataaataaataatgtattgACCATTGAGAATTGACTgagttttatctttttatttattttattttttttttagctgTAATTCTACGTTACTATTTAGTATTTACACGCACGTTGGGGGAAGTTGTCTGTCTGGTCGCTAAGAGCACAACTCCATTGAAATACCTTTATATGTAAAAATTTAGTTAAAAATGGTCAAATGGATcatattgttataaaataatataaaataatataaagtagaagagaagaaagaagatgaagagagaaagagaaagtgaatgagaatttctgagttgtttattccaatggggtgaacccctatttatacaaatacaagagtgagatattaagaaactaagagaaaaagaaactaagaaaaagggaatgttgattacattaatggtaataaataaaagatttggacatccacataattaatactatttataacactcccccttggatgtccataataactgcctcattaaaaatcttgctgaaaacttgatcaaaggaaaaagagtatagtgtaagcTAActcccctcatttaggcatttgtggagatcttttaatcgacgaatttcgatcttgtctgccgtcttctcaaatgttgatgttggtaataactttgtgaataagtttacaagattgacacttgattaaatatgttgaacacctatatgtattttcttgaagcgtataaagaagaattttgtgaaatgtgttctaactctatctccttcaatgtaccatccttttagttgagcgatgcaagcagtattatccatagagaattgcttgggttgatacttctttattgggtgcaatccatatgtttcccaaatatgctatgtcaatgatctcactcacacacattctctacttgcttcataaaatgcaagtatgttaacatgatttatagttgcctcgttaaaaaccttgccagaaaaacccagtgggacaaaatctgagctagggaaaaagagtacaatatatatttcacattcataactatttgtaagttgcctcgttaaaaaccttgccaggaaaaccctttgggacaaaacctgaactaagggaaaaagagtgcaacatgaatatgtctccccctcatgcacatatgatccataattcttttggtgataatatatctcataagattattgttatcacttttaaaatatcaccatatatgatctttgatcatatattttctataactcttctagagtatgtatggacatctaaattatagatgaggggttcgtggaacattaatctttatccaactaattgtatcattcatgtgtgtacacaactttgttcatacgaaaatttaaaatttcaagtagatatgaacataacacattaatggtactacaaattttcatttgtgacaatgatggtactccaagaccatatatttattccatcttgttttatgatcttaatttccatatcaaatgatcatatatctataattcttaatacatatgaagtacttcaggacttcaatactaatgaacaaactttatacatttaatatttctcgatatacaaaagaaataaaagtttgttttgcaattaatcaaaaactcttcaagagtctatcacaacgtataatttacgtatttatattgcatagacaaccataggtatttttcaaacaataatttacttacatgtctttatttcatacaaagatctttgtcatatagtgcgcgcgccttagaatttatatcacttaagacatgtattaaattcttctagaatttttagataaggcttatttcaaattctcactatattaggagctccaaataaataaccttttgttgcaacatttatgtgacgcttataaatcctcataaaatatattccaggctataatcaaatcatgattatattttctcaatatttaagccttacttcaatcaatctcatgtctatgcaaactttgtacaacaattcattatgtataaatacatatatgcaaatttctcattagaaatatttatttgcacaccctacaggtcttacttcactttatgtgagtaaatttgcctggattgcgtcataatattttggccaaaaatcaaaatttatgtcgatgattctcgacaaatctaataccatgatccttgctatctcatgttagtttattgcatatgcaaacattcaatatttattgtcgacaaaaatttcaataaataataatttcctcccatattgacataacttatagagatctctttaaattacatatttttcaaatatgtttatcatttataggtacctatatagaatcacttcagggattcaattatgatcaaatgtgttatgtctaacttctcttgggagtcttttcgagtaccgttttcatcacggttatcattttaatactttataacattaaggtatctccatgagtacctctagatttaacaacttcagggcaaatcaaatgaacatttattaataatttctacattgttcatttacgcttcaggcgttttcaactcattctatctcaactttgaataatattgatttgcagttggtatatatcattttgaactatattgttcttatatactttgtgcaaggatcatttttcaaaaattatcatcgatcccaactgcttctctccccctgatcgagagaatttttaaaaattgtgatatctaataatattaatacacctgtagggatttcaatatatcacaatgaatcaatatctatttaaactcatatatattatatgacattgaacttcaagttcaataacttgatttcaagttcaatacttatgaacttaattcatttctaagaatgagtcatacgtgtataattagaaatacataaatttagacattttgtaaatgcatgatcatataatcttatcacatcgataagaaactatgcaataaaaatctaacaatggctcaagattgctaagaaaatataatttaaatattttctatgtggaaatatatgcacattcttcttttgagcctgataaaaaacaatgagaagaatcttctggttcttcaacaaaatttagtcaaattctttgacaatttattgcatatgattgatcatgtcaaaataattcaattcatgaacttcaggttcactataatttgtatttcaatgaaactttcaaaatgtaatgtaaattcattacaacataatcattacaagtttcatttttatatacacgaataatataattatattattctccaaaacatatacactcttcaggaatcactatcatcaattcaatgatgtgtataatttaaaagattcatgacaacttcatcatgttattgtaatggtcaaatagatataaccataacatatcattcatttttcctgatatctttttaacaagtcgtctaatttattaatagactattcatcagtctaattatcatgacttgatatattatgtatttaaatgtacaaccagtacatataataagtaatttcttatcacttttataactagataaaagttatacatctaggtacatacaaatatattttactactccaagtagcaattgtatgtaagacttcttcaagaagcttttcaaataatcattttgtgattctttatcactttgattatattggatcactaacaaatgttagtaagttatatattcacttctgggaatatgcaaactgaattatatagtaactatatatatacatatcatgtactaacaatagtttgaaactattgatttcaagaaataataaaatatgtatatattaatttgcttttggcattgccaatatatgtgaaatctatattctttgaaatagaatttcatgtctattcattctctttagggaatgatatttaaatattctaaatgtacaataaatttgtacaattcacattctattcaataatcaagtatacttttatcttgattataagtatgtccgtactacaggtacgcgaccactattattcaattccacacatgatatataaatttcattcactttgattatgtgtggtatctcatcttttagttgtttccactttttctgaaaatatttgagtagtaaataatgtcattgattatttaaaatcattacattcacttcggggaatgacgttgaacaagtagaacattattataaatttcttaaaaatttattacttgttcatccataaaaaaatataagaaattattcaacaatttcttttacgatatttcaaagaatataagaatgcaatttttgcatagtctccaagatgtatgcaaaatttaatctttaatatatgtcagattcaataatttgcaacattgcaagtaataacaatgtataataacatgactaatacgaggaatctttaaaagtgattgacttcaattcgtatcattctctgcagggaatgatgaacaataaatactgcctcatgtatttaaataacattagtcatgctcattgttattcttatactttgatgtttcaatgcaattttcttaatattctttttggatattcaaaacccactataaaattgcatcaataataatcatttttaatgattctttagttgtattcacataaatacaatcttttttttttttttgacaaatataaaacatttacttcaggaaatgtttgtcaaaatctatatcgatattagattacttttcattgtcctcaaagaatacaagaatatatatataaatatgtattcatctctttcattatatatccatcaactatataatgaatattacgtttgcataatcttcaagatctatgcaagattttattgaggacgcataatcatcaggatatatgcaatattttatcgaggatgcataatcttcgggatatatacaattttttatcgatgatgcataatcttcaggatatatacaatattttatcgatgatgcataatcttcaggatatatgcaatattttatcgaggatgcataatcttcgggatata
This window harbors:
- the LOC133032045 gene encoding uncharacterized protein LOC133032045; this encodes MPKGKTDRRSLQSSAMEFSSWFMIFSISCFLLASGSFSVENFNQAFPIVEPDPGHTKLQLSREGLEAIKRITTPIAAVAVIGPYRSGKSFLLNQLLSLSCSEGFGVGHMRDTKTKGIWVWGTPREMTIDGVKTSVLFLDTEGFESVGKSNVYDDRIFALATVLSSVLIYNLPETIREADISRLSFAVELAEEFYGRVKGQDIAFEPAKLLWLIQRDFLQGKSVHQMVVEALHRVPNSEGDKNIDLVNQIRDSLAIMGDNSTAFSLPQPHLQRTKLCDLNDGELDPSYVKKREQLKDVVGSIIRPKIVRGKPLNGKEFVSFLEQILEALNKGEIPSTGSLVEVFNKGILERCLKLYSDMMAKLHLPLSEESLQNAHQNSREEAMQLFEQQHFGRHHAKKSVKELDEEIEKAYKNVILANENKSSKLCEGLYTTCEDEMDHLQVLRLPTMAKFNAGFLKCNQSFEQECVGPSKASYEHRMMKMLGRSRSLFIKEYNNRLFNWLVTFSLVMVVLGRFIIKFILLEIGAWILFIFLETYTRMFWTAESLYYNPVWHVIVATWETLVYSPVLDLDRWAIPLGVVLSLFILYWRCYGIRKHGSRWLLPMYNPKGGSNRPRSD